GCTGGGCGCCGATGACGTCGTTGTTGAGCCGGCTGACCAGGGCGCCGGTCTGGGTGCGGGTGAAGAAGGCCATCGACTGGCGCTGCACGTGGGCGAAGACCTGGGAGCGCAGGTCGAAGATCAGGCTCTCCCCGATGCGCGAGGAGAGCCAGCCGGCCAGCACGCTGAGCACCGCGTTGAAGACGGCGAAGCCGGCCATCGCCAGCGCGAGCAGCGTGACGAGGCCGCGATCGCCCGCCAGGATGCCGTCGTCGACGATCTTCTGGACCAGCAACGGGGTGACGACGACCAGCGACGCGTCGATGACGGTGAGCACCAGGAACACCGAGATCAGGCCCCGGTGGGGCCGGGCGAAGCCGACCACCCGGCGCACCGTCTGGCGCGAGAGCCGGTTGTTGACCACGCTGCGGTCCGACCTCAGGTGGCGCCAGGCCATGCCGGCCCCCATCATCCCCGACACGTCGCGCTCCTCACTGGCCCGTCGCCGGACCCACTCACTGCTGCATCGTGCTCGCGACCTCGCGGAACCGTCGGCCCTGCGCCTCCCGCTCGAGGCGGCGCTGGTCCTCCAGCGACGACGCGGCCGCCGTCTGCACCAGCGCCTTGGTCTCACGCACCGCCCCGGGCATCGGGGCGGTCAGGGAGCCGGCGAGGTGGGCGACGGTCGCAGCGAGCTGGTCGGTCGGCACCACGGTGAGGGCGATGCCGATGCGCACCGCCTCCTCGGCACCGACCATGCGTGCCGTGGCACAGATCTCCAGTGCCCTGGAGTACCCAACCGCCTCGACCAGGGGCTTTGTTCCCGTCAGGTCGGGGACCAGGCCCAGCGCCGTCTCCTTCATGCACAGCTGGGCGTCGTCGGTGAGCACCCGCAGGTCGCAGGAGAGCGCCAGCTGGAAGCCGGCGCCGACCGCGTAGCCCTGCACCGCGGCGATGGAGACGAACGAGGGGTCGCGCAGCCAGGTGAAGCCGCGCTGGTAGTCGTCGATCGTCGCCGACATCTCCTCCTCGCTGCGGCTGAGCAGGTCGGCCACCGATTCCACGCCCTCGGTCGAGGAGGTCGGGTCGAGCATCGCGCGGTCGAGGCCGGCCGAGAAGCTGGTGCCGGCGCCGCGCACCACCACGACGCGCACGTCGTCGTCGGCGACCAGCCGCTCGCCGATCGTGGTGAGGGCGCGCCACATCGCCGGGGTCTGCGCGTTGCGCACCTCGGGACGGTCGAGGGTGACGGTCGCGACCGCCCCCTCCACCTCGACGACCAGACCGACCGCGGCGAGCTCTTCAGGAGTCATGCCCGGAGTCTAGGAACCGGCACCGACACCGGCCCCGGCGGCCTCAGGCCAGCGAGACCAGGTCGGCGTACCCCTCGTTCCACAGGTCCTCGTCACCGTCCGGCAGCAGCAGCACCCGGTCGGGCTCGAGGGCGCGCACCGCGCCCTCGTCGTGGGTGACCAGGATGATCGCGCCCTCGTAGGTGCGGATCGCGGCCAGCACCTCCTCGCGGGAGGCCGGGTCGAGGTTGTTGGTGGGCTCGTCGAGCAGCAGCACGTTGGCGCTGGAGACCACCAGCGAGGCCAGCGCGAGCCGGGTCTTCTCGCCACCGGAGAGCACCTGGGCGGACTTGTGGGCGTCGTCGCCGGAGAAGAGGAACGAGCCCAGCACCGAGCGGGCCTCGACGTCGGTCAGCTGGGGCGCCGCGGACTGCATGTTCTCCAGCACCGTGCGCGAGGTGTCGAGCGTCTCGTGCTCCTGGGCGTAGTAGCCGACCTTCAGGCCGTGGCCGGGCACGACCTCGCCGGTGTCGGGCTGGTCGACGCCGGCCAGGATGCGCAGCATCGTGGTCTTGCCGGCGCCGTTGAGGCCGAGGATGACGACGCGGGAGCCCTTGTCGATGGCCAGGTCGACGCCGGTGAAGACCTCGAGCGAGCCGTAGGTCTTCGACAGCTCGCGCGCGGTGATCGGGGTCTTGCCGCACGGCGCCGGGGCGGGGAACTTGATGCGGGCGACCTTGTCGGCCGCGCGCTCGCCCTCGAGCCCGGCCATCATCTTCTCGGCCCGCTTGAGCATCGACTGCGCCGCCTGGGCCTTGGAGGCCTTCGCGCGCATCTTGTTGGCCTGGTCGGTGAGGGTCTTGGCCTTGTTCTCGGCGTTCATCCGCTCACGCCGACGACGTACCTCGTCGGTCTCGCGCTGGGTCAGGTAGTTCTTCCACCCCATGTTGTAGACGTCCATGGCGGTGCGGTTGGCGTCGAGGTGCATCACCTTGTTGACGGTGGCCTCGAGCAGCTCGTTGTCGTGGGAGATCACGATGAAGCCGCCCTTGTGGGCCTTGAGGAACTCGCGCAGCCACACGATCGAGTCGGCGTCGAGGTGGTTGGTCGGCTCGTCGAGGATCAGGATCTCGGCGCCGGAGAAGAGGATGCGGGCCAGCTCGACACGGCGGCGCTGGCCGCCCGAGAGCGTCTTGAGCTGCTGGCCCAGGATCCGGTCGGGGATGCCGAGGCTGGCCGCGATCGTGGCGGCCTCGGACTCCGCGGCGTAGCCGCCGCCCGCGTGCATCTCGTCGTCGGCGCGGCTGTAGCGGCGCATCGCCTTCTCGCGCACGGCCGCGTCGTCGGAGCCCATCTGCTCCTCGGCCGCACGCAGGCGGCGTACGACGTCGTCGAGCCCGCGCGCGGAGAGGATCCGGTCGCGGGCCAGGACCTCGGGGTCACCGGTGCGCGGGTCCTGCGGCAGGTAGCCGATCTCGCCGCTCCTGGTCACCGAGCCGCCGGCGGGCAGCGCCTCGCCGGAGAGGATCTTGGTGAGGGTGGTCTTGCCGGCGCCGTTGCGACCGACCAGGCCGACCTTGTCGCCCGCGGCCACGCGGAAGCTCACGTCCTCCATCAGGAGACGCGCGCCGGCACGGACTTCGAGCTGATGAGCGGTGATCATAGGAGCCCAATCGTAGGAGTCGGTAGCCTCAGCCACCGATTCGCCGCCACCGCGGCGCAGGCCGCCCAGGAGGCACGACGTGAGGTTCAACCCCAAGGCCCGCCTCGACACCCGACGCACGCGTGACGTGGGTCGCAGCAGCGGCGGCGGCCGCTCGCGCGGCGGCCTCCCGTCCTCGGGGAGGCGCGGCGGCTCGTCGCTGCCGATCCCCGGCGGCGTGGCCGGTGGCGGCGGCGTGGTGGCGGTCATCATCGCCGTCGGCTTCTTCGTCGTCACCCAGCTGATGGGCGGCGGCTCCGGCCTCGACCCCTCGGGCGGCAGCCTCGACGCCTCGCGCTTCGAGGACACCGACCGGTACGCCGCCTGCGAGACCGGTGAGGACGCCAACGAGTCGACCGACTGCGCCCGGGTCGCGGTCGAGAACAGCCTGTACGACTACTGGGGCGACACGCTCGGCTCCGACTTCCGGCCCGCCGACTCGCTGGTGACCTTCTCGGGCCAGGTCGGCACCGGCTGCGGGGCCGCGAGCTCGGCCGTCGGCCCGTTCTACTGCCCCGCCGACGACACGATCTACCTCGACAGCGGCTTCTTCGACGAGGTGCTCGAGCGCCAGCTCGGCGGGCCCGACGGCGGTTTCGTCGAGGCTTACGTGCTGGCCCACGAGTACGGCCACCACGTCCAGAACGTGCTGGGCACGATGGGCCGGGTCCGCACCCAGCAGGGCGCCTCCTCCGACGCGGTGCGCCTGGAGCTGCAGGCCGACTGCTACGCCGGCATGTGGGCGCGCGGCGCCACGGCCACCGAGGACTCCTCGGGCACCGCGCTCTTCAGCGAGCTCACCGACCAGGACATCACGCTCGCGCTCGAGGCCGCCGCCAGCGTCGGCGACGACCGCATCCAGCAGCAGACCCAGGGCCAGGTCGACGAGGAGTCGTGGACCCACGGCTCCGCCGCGCAGCGCCAGCGCTGGTTCCGCGTCGGCTTCGACGGCGGCGACCTCACCGACTGCGACACCTTCGCCGCCCGCTCCCTCTGAGCTCGGCTCAACCGTCGAGGAGCGCCTCGATCAGGGGGAACTGGCGCTGGAGCGCCCGCAGGTGGGGAGCGACGGCGGGGTGGCGGAACTTGCCGGCCAGCGCGCCCTCTCCCCCGGCGACCCGCGACAAGGCCCACTCGGCGCGGCTGAGCGCGGTGTAGACGGCGGTGACCCGGGCCCCGAGCGCGACCTGGTCGGCGGTGGCCGCCCCGTCGGGCAGGCCGAGCAGGTAGGCGTCGAGCAGCGGCTCGAAGTCCTCGCGGGCGGCGAGCAGGTAGTAGCCCAGGTCCGCGCCGACGGCGGCGGTGCCCAGGCAGGACCAGTCGATGGCCACCACGTCGTCACCCTCGCGCCCCGGGAGGTTGCCCGGGGTCGGGTCGCCGTGCTGGAGCACCTGCGGCAGGGCGTCGACGCGGTCGAGGAACGCCGATCGCCGGGTCCACAGGTGCTCGGCGACGTCGGCGACGGTGGTGCGCGCCAGGGTCGGCCACCCGCCCCGGTGCGCCGTACGACGCAACCGGTCGCGCAGCTGGTCGCGCGCGAGCCACCCGACGTCGGGGACCGGGGTGCCGGCGAAGCGGCCCAGGGCGTGGGCGGCGAAGAGCCCGTTCACGGCGGCGTCCTCGACCCAGTCCTCGGTGAGGGTGATGCCCTCGACGTCCTCCTCGACGAAGGAGCGCACCGGGGGCCGCAGCCCCCGGGTGCGGGCGAGCACGCCCGAGGTCACCACGTCGGCGGCGCGGCGCCAGTAGGCGAAGTGGTGGGGGTCGGACAGCTCGGCGGGGTCGTGCTCGCCGGGGGCGGCCAGGCGCTTCACCGCCACGGGCTGCTCGCCCAGGCTGGTGCGCCAGACCCCGATCGTGGACATGCCGGCCCCACCAGGGAGCGGATGCCAGTCCGGGTCGGGCTGCCACGTCGGGGCCACGGACGCGACGCTAGCCGATGTCGCGGCGCTGGAAGGCCAACTGGCCCGACGCGCCGAGCGCGAGCGCCAGCGCCACCACCACCGCCGCCGCGCCCAGCGACGGGTCCTCGGCCGGGACCAGCGGCAGGTGGTCGAACGGCGAGAACCACCGCACCCAGCGCGGCAGCCCGAGCAGCTCGCCGAAGAACATCACCACCACGGCCACCACCAGCGGCCCCCAGGCCAGGGCGGTACGGCGCGGGGCCACCCCGTGCACCAGCCGGGCCAGCGCCGCCAGGAGCAGCACCCCGGGGGCGTACTGCAGCTGCGGCCCGACGAACGCGACGACCTGGCCGGCGTCGGCGCTGACGAAGGCGTAGCCCAGCCCCAGGCCGAGCCCTCCGACGACCATGACCAGCGCCGTGCCGAGCAGCGTCACGAGGGTCCACGACAGCAGCCAGCGGCCCCGCCCCAGCGGGGTGGCGAGCACCAGCTCGGCGAGCCCCGACTCCTCCTCGCCGCGTGGTCGCAGGGTCGAGGAGGTGGCGAAGCCGGTGGCCAGCAGCGCCATCATCACCAGCATCGTGGCGAAGAACCCGTCGACGAGGTCGAGCCCGCCCTGCGCCATCAGGTCGCGGCCCAGGTCGGAGTCCCCGACCAGGTCCTCCACCGAGGTGCCCAGGGCGCCGTACGCGACACCGGTCAGGCCCACGCCCACGGTCCAGCCGACGACGCCGGCGCGCTGCAGGCGCCACGCGAGGCCGACCGGGCCGCTGAGGGCCCGGCCGGCGCGCGGCGGGCCGGGACGGCTGGCCACGAGGCCGGCACCGATGTCGCGGCGCAGCAGGAGCGCCGCGGCGAGCGCCAGGTTGATCCCGGCGGCGGCGACCAGCAGCAGCGCGGGCCACCAGCGCAGGCCCGAGAAGGCGTGCATGGCCTGGTACCAGCCGATCGGGGTCAGCCACGACAGCGCCGGCACCGAGACGTCGCCCACGGCCCGCAGCGCGTACGCCACCGCCACGACCGCCCCGGCGATGCCGCGCGCCGCGCGGGTGCTGGCCACGAGCTGGGCCGCGACCAGGGTGGTGCCGGTGAAGCAGAGCCCGCACAGCGCCAGGCCCACGCCGAGCGCGACCGAGTCGGCCACCGCGAGCGGGTAGGTCACCAGCGACAGGGTGACCAGCGCCCCGGAGACGAGGCAGAGGACGACCGAGGTGAGCACCGCGGCCGCCGGAGGTGCGAAGCGGCCCACGACGCCGGAGCGCACGAGGTCGTCGTGGCCGGACTCCTCCTCGGCGCGGGTGTGGCGGGTGACGACGACCATGACGACGAGACCGAGCAGCACCGCACCGAACGCGGTGGCCTGCCAGGTGACCTGCCCGCCGACGGTGTCGAGGGCGCGCGCCGGGCCGGCGAGGGCGATCATCGCGTCGTTGCGCTCCATCGCCGCGGCCATCCGGGCCAGCTCGCCCTCGCTGGTGTAGAGCCGGTCGACCGACCAGGCCTGGGCCCAGTAGAGGACGGCGAGCGCCACGCCCCAGCCGAGCACGAGCCAGCGGTCGCGCCGCAGGGCCTGGGTCCACAGGACCCAGGTGCCGGTGAAGGGGCCGTCGGTGCTCACACCCGGTCCCCGTAGTGGCGCAGGAAGAGCTGCTCGAGCGTCGGCGGCTGGGTCGTCAGGGCCTCGACGCCGGCGTCGAGGAGCAGCCGCAGGGCTGGCTCGAGCGCGTCGGGGTCGGCCTCGAAGGTCACCCGGTCGCCGTCGACGACCAGGTCGTGGACGCCCTCGAGGGCGTCGAGGCCGGCGACGGGGCCGCGGAGCTGGGCAGCGACCGCGGTGCGGCTCAGGTGACGCATCTGGGCCAGGGTGCCGGTCTCGACGAGACGCCCCTCGTTGATGATGCTGACGCGGTCGCACATCTGCTCGACCTCGCCGAGGACGTGGCTGGAGAGCAGCACGCTCCCCCCGCCGTCGCGGAAGTCGGCCACGCAGTCACGGAACTGGGCCTCCATCAGCGGGTCGAGGCCGGAGGTGGGCTCGTCGAGCAGGAGCAGCTCGACGTCGGCGGCCAGCGCGGCGACCAGGGCCACCTTCTGCCGGTTGCCCTTGGAGTAGGAGCGCGCCTTCTTGGTCGGGTCGAGGGCGAAGCGCTCCACGAGCTCGTCGCGCCGGCGTACGTCGAGGCCGCCGCGCAGGCGCCCGAGCAGGTCGATCGCCTCTCCCCCGGTCAGCGTGGGCCACAGCGCGACGTCGCCCGGCACGTAGGCCAGCCGCCGGTGCAGCGCGGCGGCGTCGCGCCAGGGGTCGCCGCCCAGGAGGCGCAGGTGGCCCGCGTCGGCGCGCAGCAGCCCCAGGAGCACCCGGATGGTGGTCGACTTGCCCGAGCCGTTGGGGCCGAGGAAGCCGTGCACCTCCCCGGCACTGACCTGCAGGTCGAGGCCGTCGAGGGCGCGTGCGCGCCCGAACGTCTTGACCAGCTGACGGACCTCGATGACGTCGGGGCGCACCTGTCGACCATAGACCCGATCGGCGGCCCCGGGCGGGCTGTGCCTCAGGCGTTGTGCACGTCGACCCGCACCGAGAGCGCGTCGGCGACGCCCTGCTCGAGCACGCTGCGGCGCGGGTCGGGCAGGGCGAGCCAGGGGTCGACCGGGCTGAGCCCGGCCAGCCGCCGGTCGGCGAACACCTCGTCGACGGCGCCGCGGTCGCCGCCGACCACGAGCGGGCCCCGCAGGCCCTCGAGGATGCGGGCGGCGTGGTCGGCGGCGGCCTCGTAGGCCTGTCGCGCCTGGTTGTCGCGGCGTCGCGCGAACCGCTGCTGGCTCTGGCCTCCGGCCTTGGTGCGGCCCTGCACGTGGCGCTGCCCGGTCTTCGACTCCCCCATGGTCGTGCCGCTCATCCGGGCGACGGCGAAGCCGCCCTTGCGCACCAGCAGCACCCCCCAGTCGTCGGGGGCAGCCGTCTCCGCCGCCCGCGCCAGACCCGCCGCGTCGGGCGCGGCGTCGTACGCCGTGGCGAGCGGGAGGCGCGCGGTGAAGCTGGACCCGTCGGCCGCGAGGCCGGTCAGGGCACCCTCGACGACCGTCAGGGTGGTGTCCCCGTGGCGCGCCTCGAAGTTGTGGATCCACCGCTCGACGCGGGCGGCGGGGACGAGGACCTCGGGCATGGCTCGACCGTATCCCTCACGTGCCACTGCTCAGGCGGCGTAGTCGATGTCGAGGGTCCAGTCGGGCTGGTAGATCTCGAAGGTCGAGCGGGGTCGGCTGGGTGGGGGTGGTGGTGGGCCGGGTGGGGTCAGGGTGCGGGTGCCGGTGTGGTCGACGAGGTAGGTGTGGTCGTGGGCGTCGCGCCACAGGTAGATGCCGGGGAAGGGTTGTCGGACCTGCCAGTCGCCGTGGGTCTTGACCCGGTGGTGGGTCGGGGTGAGTGGGCCGTAGTTGCCGACCTGGCTGGGCCCGCCGCGTGCATGGGGGTCGGTGTGGTCGGTCTGCATGGTGCGGCTGGTGCAGGCGCCCCAGGGGAAGCAGTCGGCCGGGGTCATCAGCTGCACCGCGCGGCGGTGTCGGGCCGGGATCTCGTAGGCATCGACCGGGCTCTGGTCGGCCAGGTCGATGACGGGGCGCACCACGAACCGCGCGAAGCGCCCCAGCACCCCGCGCAGCCAGGACTCGGTGACCGGGCCGTGGCCCTCCACGCGCGCGACCCGGTCCAGCTCCTCGCCCTCGGCGTTGACGTCGCACCCACCGGCCGCGGTACCGCCGCCGTGCAGGTGCACGAACAGGGTCACGTCGGGCATCAGGTCGCGCAGGTCCACACCGGCCTCCCCGGCCCGTGCGGCCGCGGCCGGGTCGGCCAGCAGCGCCACCGCGTGCACCCGCAGGTCATCCACGCTCCCGGAACTGTCCGGGTCGTCCCCGGTCTCGTCGGGCTGGGTGGCGCGCAGGCGGCGCGCGAGCTCGGTGACCGCGCCGTCGAGGGCCTCGATGACCGGGAGCGGGGCGCGGATGAGGAAGCTGGCCATCCCGTTCTCGCTGGTCCCGATCCGCTTGGCGAAGCGAGCTCTGGCGCGGCGTTCCTCGGCCTCGCGGGCCCGCGCCGGCGCCGCCGCGGCGACCTTGCCCTCGACCAGTGCCGCGAACCTGCTCCACGGGAGCCGGCCGTCCGCGGACTCGGCGACCTCGCCGTCGACCCAGGCCGCCTCGGCCTTCGACAGGTGACGGGTCTTGTCGGCCACGTGGATGGCGTAGGAGTCGCGGACCTCCAGGGCCTGCACCCGTGACCACAGCAACGGCAGGCGGAGCCGCAGATCGAGCGCCGCGGCCATCAACCGCCGCCCCGCATAGGTGGTCCGTCCGATCGCGGCACCGAACGTCGCGGCCGCGAACTCGGTGACCTCCGGGGTGCCGTCCCCGCCGTAGGCACGCGCCTGCTCCCGGCCCGCCTTGACCGCCGCACGGGAGCTGAGCCGCTGCTTAGGGTGCGCAATCGCCCACTCGTAGGCCAGCACCAACAGCTCCACCCCAGCCCGCTGCTGCGCCCGCGCGCACGCCGCCGCCCGGTCGAGGATCTGCTCCTCCACCATGTCGCTCACCGGGGCCGCGCTGCTCATGCCTTCACCCAAGCACTCGGCACCGACAGTCCCGACACACCCCACCTGACCTGCACGGATGTGTGCTCGTGACCACCTCGGGACGGACGGACTCGATCCGTGACGCTGCTGCTTCCGGAGCCGCTCCGGCAGGCTGAGCCCACCGATCTCGCAACGGGGAAGCGTGCATCCTCGCGCGCACGCGGCTCGGCGATACCGGGCGGTGCGTCTGCAACTGTTCTGACAGCTGGATCGGTTGCCGGCTCACCGCTGGCCCTCGTCCGGCAAGGTCAGCGGTGCATCAGCAACCGGATCCAGGACGCGAATGGTTGCTGGGCCACCGCCCACACCGCTTGCGCACTTCGGCATTGCGAGTGCGTAGGGACCGCAGGGCACAGACCGGCCCGCGGGGCGTGGGCGCACCCAGTCGGAGGCGCAAGGTCCTCGGACGGGGATGCCCGACGAGGAACCTTCACGTCCTGGCGATCCT
The Nocardioides marinisabuli genome window above contains:
- a CDS encoding ABC transporter ATP-binding protein translates to MRPDVIEVRQLVKTFGRARALDGLDLQVSAGEVHGFLGPNGSGKSTTIRVLLGLLRADAGHLRLLGGDPWRDAAALHRRLAYVPGDVALWPTLTGGEAIDLLGRLRGGLDVRRRDELVERFALDPTKKARSYSKGNRQKVALVAALAADVELLLLDEPTSGLDPLMEAQFRDCVADFRDGGGSVLLSSHVLGEVEQMCDRVSIINEGRLVETGTLAQMRHLSRTAVAAQLRGPVAGLDALEGVHDLVVDGDRVTFEADPDALEPALRLLLDAGVEALTTQPPTLEQLFLRHYGDRV
- a CDS encoding ABC-F family ATP-binding cassette domain-containing protein, which encodes MITAHQLEVRAGARLLMEDVSFRVAAGDKVGLVGRNGAGKTTLTKILSGEALPAGGSVTRSGEIGYLPQDPRTGDPEVLARDRILSARGLDDVVRRLRAAEEQMGSDDAAVREKAMRRYSRADDEMHAGGGYAAESEAATIAASLGIPDRILGQQLKTLSGGQRRRVELARILFSGAEILILDEPTNHLDADSIVWLREFLKAHKGGFIVISHDNELLEATVNKVMHLDANRTAMDVYNMGWKNYLTQRETDEVRRRRERMNAENKAKTLTDQANKMRAKASKAQAAQSMLKRAEKMMAGLEGERAADKVARIKFPAPAPCGKTPITARELSKTYGSLEVFTGVDLAIDKGSRVVILGLNGAGKTTMLRILAGVDQPDTGEVVPGHGLKVGYYAQEHETLDTSRTVLENMQSAAPQLTDVEARSVLGSFLFSGDDAHKSAQVLSGGEKTRLALASLVVSSANVLLLDEPTNNLDPASREEVLAAIRTYEGAIILVTHDEGAVRALEPDRVLLLPDGDEDLWNEGYADLVSLA
- a CDS encoding ABC transporter permease, which encodes MSTDGPFTGTWVLWTQALRRDRWLVLGWGVALAVLYWAQAWSVDRLYTSEGELARMAAAMERNDAMIALAGPARALDTVGGQVTWQATAFGAVLLGLVVMVVVTRHTRAEEESGHDDLVRSGVVGRFAPPAAAVLTSVVLCLVSGALVTLSLVTYPLAVADSVALGVGLALCGLCFTGTTLVAAQLVASTRAARGIAGAVVAVAYALRAVGDVSVPALSWLTPIGWYQAMHAFSGLRWWPALLLVAAAGINLALAAALLLRRDIGAGLVASRPGPPRAGRALSGPVGLAWRLQRAGVVGWTVGVGLTGVAYGALGTSVEDLVGDSDLGRDLMAQGGLDLVDGFFATMLVMMALLATGFATSSTLRPRGEEESGLAELVLATPLGRGRWLLSWTLVTLLGTALVMVVGGLGLGLGYAFVSADAGQVVAFVGPQLQYAPGVLLLAALARLVHGVAPRRTALAWGPLVVAVVVMFFGELLGLPRWVRWFSPFDHLPLVPAEDPSLGAAAVVVALALALGASGQLAFQRRDIG
- a CDS encoding acVLRF1 family peptidyl-tRNA hydrolase, which gives rise to MPEVLVPAARVERWIHNFEARHGDTTLTVVEGALTGLAADGSSFTARLPLATAYDAAPDAAGLARAAETAAPDDWGVLLVRKGGFAVARMSGTTMGESKTGQRHVQGRTKAGGQSQQRFARRRDNQARQAYEAAADHAARILEGLRGPLVVGGDRGAVDEVFADRRLAGLSPVDPWLALPDPRRSVLEQGVADALSVRVDVHNA
- a CDS encoding enoyl-CoA hydratase/isomerase family protein, whose amino-acid sequence is MTPEELAAVGLVVEVEGAVATVTLDRPEVRNAQTPAMWRALTTIGERLVADDDVRVVVVRGAGTSFSAGLDRAMLDPTSSTEGVESVADLLSRSEEEMSATIDDYQRGFTWLRDPSFVSIAAVQGYAVGAGFQLALSCDLRVLTDDAQLCMKETALGLVPDLTGTKPLVEAVGYSRALEICATARMVGAEEAVRIGIALTVVPTDQLAATVAHLAGSLTAPMPGAVRETKALVQTAAASSLEDQRRLEREAQGRRFREVASTMQQ
- a CDS encoding HNH endonuclease signature motif containing protein: MSSAAPVSDMVEEQILDRAAACARAQQRAGVELLVLAYEWAIAHPKQRLSSRAAVKAGREQARAYGGDGTPEVTEFAAATFGAAIGRTTYAGRRLMAAALDLRLRLPLLWSRVQALEVRDSYAIHVADKTRHLSKAEAAWVDGEVAESADGRLPWSRFAALVEGKVAAAAPARAREAEERRARARFAKRIGTSENGMASFLIRAPLPVIEALDGAVTELARRLRATQPDETGDDPDSSGSVDDLRVHAVALLADPAAAARAGEAGVDLRDLMPDVTLFVHLHGGGTAAGGCDVNAEGEELDRVARVEGHGPVTESWLRGVLGRFARFVVRPVIDLADQSPVDAYEIPARHRRAVQLMTPADCFPWGACTSRTMQTDHTDPHARGGPSQVGNYGPLTPTHHRVKTHGDWQVRQPFPGIYLWRDAHDHTYLVDHTGTRTLTPPGPPPPPPSRPRSTFEIYQPDWTLDIDYAA
- a CDS encoding phosphotransferase, which gives rise to MSTIGVWRTSLGEQPVAVKRLAAPGEHDPAELSDPHHFAYWRRAADVVTSGVLARTRGLRPPVRSFVEEDVEGITLTEDWVEDAAVNGLFAAHALGRFAGTPVPDVGWLARDQLRDRLRRTAHRGGWPTLARTTVADVAEHLWTRRSAFLDRVDALPQVLQHGDPTPGNLPGREGDDVVAIDWSCLGTAAVGADLGYYLLAAREDFEPLLDAYLLGLPDGAATADQVALGARVTAVYTALSRAEWALSRVAGGEGALAGKFRHPAVAPHLRALQRQFPLIEALLDG
- a CDS encoding neutral zinc metallopeptidase; protein product: MRFNPKARLDTRRTRDVGRSSGGGRSRGGLPSSGRRGGSSLPIPGGVAGGGGVVAVIIAVGFFVVTQLMGGGSGLDPSGGSLDASRFEDTDRYAACETGEDANESTDCARVAVENSLYDYWGDTLGSDFRPADSLVTFSGQVGTGCGAASSAVGPFYCPADDTIYLDSGFFDEVLERQLGGPDGGFVEAYVLAHEYGHHVQNVLGTMGRVRTQQGASSDAVRLELQADCYAGMWARGATATEDSSGTALFSELTDQDITLALEAAASVGDDRIQQQTQGQVDEESWTHGSAAQRQRWFRVGFDGGDLTDCDTFAARSL